One genomic window of Leptospira paudalimensis includes the following:
- a CDS encoding DUF805 domain-containing protein, translated as MSFQDAIKVCFQKYVDFNGNAKRPEFWYWVAFTFVVSFILQMFLPILGMVFSLAVFLPSISVGARRLHDVGMSGWWQLIGLTGIGLLVLIYFWAQKGK; from the coding sequence ATGTCATTCCAAGATGCAATCAAGGTTTGCTTTCAAAAATATGTCGATTTTAATGGAAATGCAAAACGTCCAGAATTTTGGTATTGGGTAGCATTTACATTTGTTGTTAGTTTTATCTTACAGATGTTCCTTCCCATTTTAGGAATGGTGTTTTCTTTGGCAGTTTTTTTACCAAGCATTAGTGTTGGCGCAAGAAGGTTACATGATGTAGGAATGAGTGGTTGGTGGCAATTAATAGGTCTTACAGGGATTGGACTGTTGGTATTGATTTACTTTTGGGCACAAAAAGGTAAATAA
- a CDS encoding ABC transporter substrate-binding protein: MFPNFKQLLSTLLCFGLISYLSPLFASDHIDLYLKWYHQFQFAGYYTALEKGYYRELGLDVSIHESKNGIEGLHQLISEKEARYGVGTNEVLLQWHAGTPIVVIAVIFQHSPTVLFTKKTHPDQTVHDLVGKKIMLSPHVYEILALLKKEKLDPSQFEQLPHSFRFLDLVEGKVDAMDGYSTTQTYELEKLGFPLMVFSPRTSGIDFYGDNLFTSKLEIENNPSRVKKFREASLRGWDYAMKHKSEIVNLISEKYASSIPKEQLLFEAEQMEPLIQPSLVEMGYMYEGRWKHINEVYADFGMLPKNLDLSGFLYNANPKPNYETIFSILILLLCIVLVAWMVQRYRWNKRYSETLQSEVLLRTEELKISNDALNSTNIVLESKLKELTEAQEKLLTREKLATIGNLTAGMAHELNTPLGAIVSSHGSISDFFQNQFQTILNSLFTFSNEDRERFYFLIRDYQNIQNVFYTGKKEREFKKELEMEYTELFQTYLKDDREEYLNLIFESSAFLLGDHLTYILESDRKKEILTMGSKVTNVFRSCSIISIASEKSSHVVKSLKNYLIADDHTHSDQSKIDIINEIETILTLYYYNINHRVKVKKHFLSHRKCKGNRDNLNLIWVNLLNNALYAISYEGIIEIYIEDDGPWIKVSFIDYGSGIPKNIQDRIFEPFFTTKSKGEGVGLGLDICRKVMNKMNGKIEFESEVGKTKFTVYLLADE; the protein is encoded by the coding sequence ATGTTTCCAAATTTCAAACAACTTCTATCTACCTTATTGTGTTTTGGCTTAATCTCTTATTTAAGTCCTCTTTTTGCTTCCGATCATATTGATTTATATTTAAAATGGTACCACCAATTCCAATTTGCAGGGTATTATACTGCACTTGAAAAAGGATACTACAGAGAACTTGGTTTGGATGTTTCCATTCACGAAAGTAAAAATGGAATCGAAGGGTTACACCAACTCATTTCCGAAAAAGAAGCACGTTATGGAGTTGGAACAAATGAAGTTCTCTTACAGTGGCATGCTGGTACACCCATCGTTGTCATTGCTGTCATTTTCCAACATTCTCCTACCGTTTTATTCACAAAAAAGACTCATCCTGACCAAACTGTACATGATTTGGTTGGGAAAAAGATCATGTTATCTCCACATGTTTATGAAATCCTCGCTTTGTTAAAAAAGGAAAAATTAGACCCTAGTCAATTCGAACAATTACCACATAGTTTTCGATTTTTGGATTTAGTAGAAGGTAAGGTAGATGCCATGGATGGTTATTCTACTACTCAAACCTATGAACTTGAAAAGTTGGGATTCCCATTGATGGTGTTTTCACCAAGAACATCAGGTATTGATTTTTATGGAGACAATTTATTCACGAGCAAACTCGAAATAGAAAATAATCCAAGCAGAGTCAAAAAATTCCGTGAAGCAAGTCTTCGTGGATGGGACTATGCTATGAAACATAAGTCAGAGATTGTAAATCTAATTTCAGAAAAATATGCGAGTTCCATTCCCAAAGAACAATTATTATTTGAAGCAGAACAGATGGAACCATTGATCCAACCTTCTCTAGTAGAGATGGGATATATGTATGAAGGACGATGGAAACATATTAATGAGGTGTACGCAGATTTTGGCATGTTACCAAAAAATTTAGATCTGAGCGGATTCCTCTATAACGCCAATCCAAAACCTAATTATGAGACGATTTTTTCTATTTTGATTTTACTATTATGTATTGTGTTAGTTGCTTGGATGGTCCAAAGGTATCGATGGAACAAACGGTATTCAGAAACCTTACAAAGTGAAGTTTTACTTAGAACAGAAGAATTAAAGATCTCCAATGATGCTTTGAATTCTACTAATATTGTTTTAGAATCAAAATTAAAAGAACTGACAGAGGCACAAGAAAAGTTATTAACGAGAGAAAAATTAGCGACCATAGGTAATTTAACAGCAGGGATGGCACATGAATTGAATACACCTTTGGGTGCGATTGTTTCCTCTCATGGTTCTATTAGTGATTTTTTTCAGAATCAATTTCAAACTATCTTAAATTCCCTTTTTACATTTTCGAATGAAGATAGAGAACGATTTTATTTTTTGATAAGAGATTACCAAAACATTCAAAATGTTTTTTATACAGGTAAAAAAGAGAGGGAATTTAAAAAAGAGTTAGAAATGGAGTATACCGAATTATTCCAAACATATTTAAAAGATGATCGAGAAGAATACTTAAACTTAATCTTTGAATCTTCCGCATTCTTGTTGGGGGATCATCTCACCTATATTTTAGAAAGTGATCGCAAAAAAGAAATTTTAACAATGGGTTCCAAGGTAACAAACGTCTTTCGTTCTTGTTCTATCATTTCCATAGCATCTGAAAAATCATCTCATGTTGTGAAATCTTTAAAAAATTACTTAATTGCTGATGATCATACCCATTCAGATCAAAGTAAAATCGATATCATTAACGAAATCGAAACGATCCTCACTCTGTATTATTATAATATCAACCATAGAGTAAAAGTTAAAAAACATTTTTTATCGCATCGGAAATGCAAAGGCAATCGAGATAATTTAAATTTAATTTGGGTTAATTTATTGAACAATGCTCTATATGCTATTTCATATGAAGGAATCATTGAAATTTATATAGAAGATGATGGTCCTTGGATCAAAGTCAGTTTTATAGATTATGGGAGTGGGATTCCAAAAAATATCCAAGATCGAATTTTTGAACCTTTTTTTACAACAAAATCAAAGGGTGAAGGAGTTGGATTAGGATTGGACATTTGTCGAAAAGTGATGAACAAAATGAACGGTAAAATTGAATTCGAAAGTGAAGTTGGGAAAACCAAGTTCACCGTTTATTTGTTAGCTGATGAATAA
- a CDS encoding DUF2306 domain-containing protein, producing the protein MPTNTTTKKDYRIIGFLLFLSLVPSIAGLVRIFQLTTGSGYTVENQRFFNDPIPVILHIIAVLLYSILGSFQFAPGFRSRHLRWHRISGRILVGLGLLTAGSGLWLTWVYPRVPTDGDWLFGIRMVIGVWMLVCIILGFSFAMAKQFRSHSHWMIRGYAIGLGAGTQVFTHLPWFVFVGGEPSGIPRDLMMAAGWLINFLFAEWIIWKEKSFRN; encoded by the coding sequence ATGCCCACGAATACCACTACAAAAAAAGACTATAGGATAATTGGTTTTTTATTATTTCTTAGTTTGGTTCCGAGCATCGCGGGACTAGTTCGAATTTTCCAACTAACAACTGGCTCTGGTTATACGGTAGAAAACCAACGATTTTTTAATGACCCAATTCCAGTAATCCTACATATCATAGCTGTTTTATTGTATAGTATTTTAGGGTCATTCCAATTTGCCCCTGGATTTCGAAGCCGTCACCTTCGTTGGCACCGAATTTCTGGTAGGATCCTCGTAGGTTTAGGACTTCTCACTGCGGGTAGTGGATTATGGTTAACCTGGGTTTACCCAAGAGTACCTACTGATGGAGATTGGTTATTTGGAATTCGAATGGTGATCGGAGTTTGGATGTTGGTCTGCATTATCCTCGGGTTTTCATTTGCTATGGCGAAACAATTCCGATCCCACAGCCACTGGATGATCCGAGGTTATGCGATTGGTTTAGGAGCTGGCACACAAGTATTTACACACTTACCATGGTTTGTCTTTGTGGGAGGTGAACCATCAGGGATTCCAAGGGATTTAATGATGGCAGCAGGTTGGCTTATCAATTTTTTATTTGCAGAATGGATCATTTGGAAGGAGAAATCCTTCCGAAATTAA
- a CDS encoding methyl-accepting chemotaxis protein, whose amino-acid sequence MHSYFSNISIRLRLILLPLPVLLFLLIVLVLYIQSQNKEIDFSVKEQKGIEIIKPVYFAFKVALPKFKIGNENVDDLKPMIEEGKAAILKSGILSENSKQFQKWNAYLTHERFNQETTRNFLEDTQDLAVKIGDHSNLILDPKLESYYQMDIILFQIPMLWKHVGQLKELIRDEYLGENRKRKTFSNISYTKSIISINAIENICTNITSSYKKTMENAPTYQEKIQKNIDQTNQACNAYVDELKKILITEVNKPDSSDELFNIIHKGTFLGSEIQNFSILIFENLIKDRLSEQKFHRLINILILVVALCVSILLIFLIFKSINLPLKTVLMKVEELSSGDADLTKKLPSFGENEIGEISGSINRFVSQLHDIIVQLKHSVNQVEKSSDQLKHDALSVSDNASGLASTSEEAAASLEELSSSFEVMFGSISDETKNIAKIAEEIRNIEYSIVNIEKELNQLSIEAVASTQLADNGNLSIRSTDNSMEEIRLVTKEISGIVDLITDISEQTNLLALNASIEAARAGDAGRGFAVVAEEISKLADKTRTSVKNIMTLIAKSDLAVNIGVNHVNDTVKVLNEIVGQSNRIQTGVEKLKGEISSQSNSLTNVSDELKELQSLAESIETSCQEQKRTSEDMVVSVNSLSGSAQELAQSSEDLNRVSVTISSVAKTISTIANSFETSID is encoded by the coding sequence ATGCATTCTTATTTTTCCAATATATCGATTCGACTCAGACTGATCCTTTTGCCTCTTCCTGTCCTATTGTTTTTATTGATTGTGCTCGTTTTGTACATTCAATCGCAAAACAAGGAAATCGATTTCTCAGTGAAAGAACAGAAAGGTATCGAGATCATCAAACCTGTTTATTTTGCATTTAAAGTTGCATTACCGAAATTCAAAATTGGGAATGAGAATGTAGATGATTTAAAACCTATGATTGAAGAAGGGAAAGCAGCCATTCTCAAATCAGGAATCCTTTCTGAAAATTCAAAACAATTTCAAAAATGGAATGCGTATTTAACTCACGAACGATTCAACCAAGAGACAACTCGCAATTTTTTGGAAGATACACAAGACTTAGCAGTTAAGATTGGAGACCATTCGAATTTGATATTGGATCCAAAACTGGAATCCTATTACCAAATGGATATCATTCTGTTCCAAATTCCTATGTTATGGAAACATGTTGGGCAACTCAAAGAATTAATTCGGGATGAGTATCTTGGAGAAAATCGAAAACGGAAAACTTTTTCGAATATCAGTTATACAAAATCAATCATATCGATCAATGCGATTGAGAACATTTGTACCAATATCACAAGTTCTTATAAAAAAACAATGGAGAATGCTCCAACCTATCAAGAGAAGATTCAAAAGAACATAGACCAAACAAACCAGGCTTGTAATGCCTATGTTGATGAACTGAAAAAAATATTGATAACTGAGGTGAACAAACCGGATTCATCCGATGAGTTATTCAACATCATACATAAGGGAACATTTTTAGGTTCGGAAATTCAAAATTTTTCCATTTTGATTTTTGAAAACCTGATAAAGGATCGTTTGTCAGAACAAAAATTCCACAGGTTGATCAATATACTCATTCTTGTTGTGGCACTATGTGTTTCTATACTTTTGATTTTTCTCATCTTTAAAAGTATCAACCTTCCATTAAAAACTGTTTTAATGAAAGTCGAGGAATTATCGAGTGGTGATGCCGATCTCACAAAAAAACTACCTTCGTTTGGTGAAAATGAAATTGGAGAAATTTCAGGTTCCATCAATCGTTTTGTAAGCCAATTACATGATATCATTGTGCAACTGAAACATTCAGTGAACCAAGTTGAAAAAAGTTCTGACCAATTAAAACATGATGCTCTATCGGTATCAGATAATGCATCAGGACTTGCTTCCACTTCAGAAGAGGCTGCCGCTTCCTTAGAAGAATTATCTTCTTCCTTTGAAGTTATGTTTGGTTCCATTTCAGACGAAACCAAAAACATTGCTAAAATTGCAGAAGAAATTCGAAATATTGAATATTCCATCGTGAATATTGAAAAGGAACTCAACCAGTTATCGATTGAAGCTGTTGCATCAACTCAATTAGCGGATAATGGAAATTTATCGATCCGAAGTACGGATAATTCAATGGAAGAGATCCGATTGGTAACAAAAGAAATTTCTGGGATCGTGGATTTGATCACGGATATCTCTGAACAAACAAATTTACTGGCACTCAATGCCAGTATCGAAGCGGCCCGAGCAGGTGATGCGGGAAGAGGTTTTGCTGTAGTAGCGGAAGAAATTTCAAAACTTGCTGATAAAACCAGAACTTCTGTAAAAAATATTATGACATTAATTGCAAAGAGTGATTTAGCAGTCAACATTGGTGTGAATCATGTGAATGATACAGTTAAAGTTCTAAATGAAATTGTTGGCCAATCCAATCGGATTCAAACAGGTGTTGAAAAACTAAAGGGTGAAATCTCATCTCAATCCAATAGTTTAACCAATGTATCAGACGAACTCAAAGAACTGCAGTCATTGGCAGAATCAATCGAAACATCTTGCCAAGAACAAAAACGAACTTCTGAAGATATGGTTGTTAGTGTGAATTCACTTTCAGGTAGTGCCCAGGAACTTGCTCAAAGTTCCGAAGATCTAAACCGCGTAAGTGTCACGATTAGTAGTGTGGCAAAAACAATTTCTACGATTGCCAATTCGTTCGAAACGAGTATTGATTAA
- a CDS encoding SH3 domain-containing protein — MQSFNEEQNVVSGFAFAIQKSPLYKNTDVKSEILLIIPEGAKMDVIDDTNRNFWKVSYGGKIGFVPRTFYTEIKDNFISVFYNIEESDYNSVSTNRENLRLRNKPFLDAKVISLLQKNKKVFVLAIGRLFQQIDSNFDVWYLVKTEKGEIGFIYGGFTYKNSHYINVPILNKNKLWMDIRNLDGFVAFPGASKDDDRLPSYCGSKENGYNSDIHGGIELISGISNHKGINYYLVDELYNDIEGCDAMTLWISEKYVTLVENVKSYTEKKYAKNFDPKLLKILNVENYKALSVKKLEESEKYLHNFFQVEYTTREINLGSSIYVYQNQKKDYFHLTEASQLYFGDINQDKIPEIFVCYTDGLNSFMGDLFVYQNGDYSPVLQFRPEDEISGVRFVEDRIEFAFDGTVDGCPFDERFSETAKKVVRYKFLKGNLEKIK, encoded by the coding sequence ATGCAATCTTTCAATGAAGAACAAAACGTTGTCAGCGGATTTGCTTTTGCAATTCAAAAATCTCCTTTATACAAAAATACAGATGTAAAGAGTGAAATTCTCCTAATCATTCCAGAAGGGGCGAAGATGGATGTAATAGACGATACTAATCGTAATTTTTGGAAGGTGTCTTATGGTGGAAAAATAGGATTTGTTCCGAGAACTTTTTATACTGAAATAAAAGATAATTTTATCTCTGTATTCTATAATATAGAAGAAAGCGATTACAACAGTGTTTCCACGAATAGAGAGAATCTAAGATTACGAAATAAACCTTTTTTAGATGCAAAGGTTATCAGTTTGTTGCAGAAAAATAAGAAAGTTTTTGTCCTTGCTATTGGAAGACTATTTCAGCAGATTGATTCAAATTTTGATGTATGGTATTTGGTTAAAACCGAAAAAGGTGAAATAGGATTTATCTATGGAGGATTTACTTATAAAAATTCCCATTATATAAATGTTCCCATATTAAACAAAAACAAACTTTGGATGGATATACGTAACCTGGATGGTTTTGTGGCATTCCCTGGTGCCTCAAAGGATGATGATCGCCTTCCTTCTTATTGTGGCAGTAAAGAAAATGGATATAATTCAGACATTCATGGAGGTATCGAACTCATCTCGGGCATTTCGAATCATAAAGGAATCAATTATTATTTAGTAGATGAACTTTATAATGACATTGAAGGATGCGATGCGATGACCCTTTGGATTTCCGAAAAATATGTTACATTGGTTGAAAATGTAAAATCTTATACGGAGAAAAAATACGCGAAAAACTTTGATCCAAAGTTATTAAAAATTCTGAATGTAGAAAACTACAAAGCACTATCGGTTAAAAAGTTAGAAGAGAGTGAAAAATACCTACATAATTTCTTTCAAGTTGAGTATACGACCAGAGAAATTAACCTTGGATCTTCGATCTATGTTTACCAAAATCAAAAGAAGGATTATTTCCATTTAACAGAAGCATCTCAGTTGTATTTCGGGGATATAAACCAAGATAAAATTCCAGAGATCTTTGTTTGTTATACGGATGGGTTAAATAGTTTTATGGGAGATCTCTTTGTTTATCAAAATGGAGATTATTCTCCAGTATTACAATTTAGACCAGAAGATGAAATTAGTGGAGTGAGATTCGTTGAGGATCGAATTGAGTTTGCCTTTGATGGAACGGTTGATGGATGTCCGTTTGATGAAAGGTTTTCCGAAACGGCAAAAAAGGTTGTTCGGTATAAGTTTCTCAAAGGGAATTTGGAAAAGATAAAATAG
- a CDS encoding tetratricopeptide repeat protein, with the protein MAVDNDYLSYMNKGNYAMALNLLDQALLQNPEDPILLYNFALCCFQTKNFKKTIQVLDRILSEYPGFIELDNVYRLKVFSLVELKEWESAEGIIKERLQIAVDDAKLLSFLAHVYEYTHRLEDAISIHRRILKANPDYKNSLNSLGYLLALKKKLTAEERAEAIRSLKKALELDPNNPAYLDSFGYFLQTNGKPEEAWKAYRKALQKNPNHPVLLERLKNLKK; encoded by the coding sequence ATGGCAGTAGACAACGATTACCTTTCTTATATGAACAAAGGCAATTATGCCATGGCTTTAAACCTTCTCGACCAAGCATTATTGCAAAATCCAGAGGATCCTATCCTCTTATACAATTTTGCTTTGTGTTGTTTCCAAACGAAAAACTTTAAAAAAACAATCCAAGTTTTGGATCGAATCTTAAGTGAATACCCAGGTTTCATAGAACTGGACAATGTGTACCGACTAAAAGTATTTTCCCTTGTGGAACTCAAAGAATGGGAATCTGCGGAAGGGATCATCAAGGAACGATTACAAATTGCGGTAGATGATGCCAAACTCCTCTCGTTTTTGGCCCATGTATATGAATACACCCACCGTTTGGAAGATGCGATCTCCATCCACAGACGGATTTTAAAAGCTAATCCTGATTATAAAAATAGTTTGAATTCCCTTGGTTACTTACTCGCTTTAAAAAAGAAACTAACAGCAGAGGAAAGAGCCGAAGCCATTCGATCCTTAAAAAAAGCATTAGAACTGGATCCCAATAATCCGGCCTATTTGGATAGCTTTGGGTATTTTTTGCAAACCAATGGGAAACCAGAAGAAGCTTGGAAGGCATATCGTAAGGCCTTACAAAAGAACCCAAACCACCCCGTCCTCCTCGAAAGACTCAAGAACCTGAAGAAATAA
- the surE gene encoding 5'/3'-nucleotidase SurE → MNLLITNDDGISSAGIKALERVLGKSYKTYLIAPLKERSVTSMALTVFQGMRVERINDNHYIADGFPVDCVNIGLYADIFPKIDFVISGINRGVNMGYDVHYSGTVGAAKHGALHGIPSLAVSSGRIDPEDGYEKEAQLVLTFLEKYKSQIQSGEIWNLNFPPEVRGTGTISELVFTRLGRRRYSEKYEKKQIIEGVSEFQLNGSLLGHDEETGTDFEAYYQGKIPVTPIQLDLTEKNRLKELQTK, encoded by the coding sequence TTGAATTTACTCATTACAAATGACGACGGAATCTCTTCCGCCGGTATTAAGGCTTTGGAACGAGTCCTTGGCAAATCTTACAAAACATACCTCATTGCTCCTCTCAAAGAACGATCTGTGACTTCCATGGCACTGACTGTTTTCCAAGGGATGAGAGTCGAACGGATCAATGACAACCATTACATCGCTGATGGATTCCCTGTGGATTGTGTGAACATTGGTTTGTATGCAGATATTTTTCCAAAAATTGACTTTGTCATCTCTGGGATCAACAGAGGTGTGAACATGGGTTATGATGTGCATTATTCAGGGACAGTTGGTGCGGCTAAACATGGTGCTTTACATGGTATCCCTTCTCTTGCAGTGAGTTCTGGTCGCATTGATCCAGAAGATGGGTATGAAAAGGAAGCACAACTTGTATTAACTTTCTTAGAAAAATACAAATCCCAAATCCAGTCTGGAGAAATATGGAATTTAAATTTTCCTCCTGAAGTCCGTGGAACGGGAACCATCAGTGAACTTGTTTTTACAAGACTCGGTCGCAGGCGTTATTCCGAAAAGTATGAGAAAAAACAAATCATTGAAGGTGTCAGCGAATTTCAGTTAAACGGAAGTTTGCTCGGTCATGATGAGGAAACGGGAACAGACTTTGAAGCCTATTACCAAGGAAAAATCCCTGTGACACCGATCCAATTGGACCTAACAGAAAAAAATCGTCTGAAGGAATTACAAACCAAATAA
- a CDS encoding LIC10415 family protein, translated as MDVRLNRLLNSAEKLIQDKKDTKDVSGKAGNQIQKAEEKSDFVVSLPVQYHNIQSRLTELQKQLSKEQSRIGLLEDNTQEENKLKELLFEGEPLFPELGEGNKSKPEILETSKATVSGLLAELRKKEVESENIFSLGMMLNPEEFKGKIGSVSTASMKPISETMVKRLLGG; from the coding sequence ATGGATGTTCGTCTCAATCGTCTCCTCAACTCAGCCGAAAAATTAATCCAGGACAAAAAAGACACCAAAGATGTCTCTGGAAAAGCAGGAAACCAAATACAAAAGGCAGAAGAAAAATCTGACTTTGTGGTAAGCCTTCCTGTACAGTACCACAATATCCAATCACGGCTCACAGAATTACAAAAACAACTTTCGAAGGAACAATCTCGGATTGGACTTTTGGAAGACAATACCCAAGAAGAAAACAAACTCAAAGAACTTTTGTTTGAGGGAGAACCACTCTTTCCAGAGTTAGGTGAAGGAAACAAATCCAAACCGGAAATTTTGGAAACAAGTAAAGCAACGGTTTCTGGGCTCCTTGCGGAACTCAGGAAAAAAGAAGTAGAAAGTGAAAATATCTTTTCTCTTGGTATGATGTTGAATCCTGAAGAGTTTAAGGGAAAAATTGGATCGGTTTCGACTGCTTCCATGAAACCGATTTCAGAAACAATGGTCAAACGTCTCCTCGGCGGTTAA
- a CDS encoding APC family permease: MELKRSLNTFDSVSVLFSSMVGSGIFFTSGYLIKETGNLWIVLLCWIIGGLLALSGSITYAYAARLLPFAGGDYVYLKVAYSPAIAFMSGWSSLLTNFSACVSVLALAFGKYVQILFPELPYFESPTYTLLGLDLQVSSLTLIGILPILFFSGLNYFGIKSAVRVQNVFAVLKITGLLLFLALGFSIGSTHWNYLLNSPFPNILELSFYSKVLIGIVPVSFSYLGWNMITYIAEEVKNPEKTIIRSAITACFLVAGLYFAINLLFVISAPIDELAGQDGIGAIAFQKLFGVNYSVLTTSFIAWVILGSMSAILIGGSRVYFAMARDGVFLPSFSKVHPKWHSPYVSIFFQGFVAILFLFVKEIEALLYMITCSILILSCLTAATPFRFEKMGMKSDYKIPFYPLPIFLYIFANIAVMVILFVEKPITASWGLMITLIALPVYYLLRLDKKLR, from the coding sequence TTGGAATTAAAACGTAGCCTCAATACTTTTGATTCCGTCTCCGTTTTATTCTCATCGATGGTGGGATCGGGGATCTTTTTCACTTCTGGGTATTTAATTAAAGAAACAGGAAACCTTTGGATTGTCCTCCTATGTTGGATCATCGGTGGTTTACTTGCTTTGTCTGGATCCATCACATATGCTTATGCTGCAAGACTCCTCCCCTTTGCAGGCGGAGACTATGTATACTTAAAAGTTGCCTACTCTCCAGCCATCGCGTTTATGAGTGGTTGGTCCTCTTTACTCACTAATTTTTCTGCCTGTGTATCTGTACTTGCCTTAGCCTTTGGTAAGTATGTCCAAATTTTATTCCCTGAACTGCCCTACTTTGAATCACCAACTTACACTTTGTTAGGTCTAGACTTACAAGTAAGTTCCCTTACCCTAATTGGAATTTTGCCTATTCTCTTTTTTAGTGGATTGAATTATTTTGGGATTAAGTCTGCGGTTCGCGTACAAAATGTATTTGCTGTTTTAAAAATTACAGGACTACTTTTATTTTTGGCACTTGGGTTCAGTATTGGTTCTACACATTGGAATTACCTTCTTAACTCTCCTTTCCCAAATATCTTAGAACTTTCCTTTTATTCCAAAGTGCTCATCGGAATTGTACCCGTATCCTTTTCTTACCTTGGGTGGAATATGATCACTTACATTGCCGAAGAAGTGAAAAACCCTGAAAAAACAATTATACGTTCCGCGATCACAGCTTGTTTTCTTGTCGCTGGACTTTATTTTGCAATCAATTTACTTTTTGTAATATCAGCGCCTATCGATGAATTAGCGGGCCAAGATGGGATTGGTGCCATCGCCTTTCAAAAGTTATTCGGAGTTAATTATTCGGTATTAACTACAAGTTTTATAGCCTGGGTGATTTTAGGATCAATGTCTGCCATTCTCATTGGAGGAAGTCGAGTTTACTTTGCCATGGCAAGGGATGGAGTGTTTTTACCTTCGTTTTCCAAAGTCCATCCCAAATGGCATAGTCCTTATGTTTCTATTTTTTTTCAGGGTTTTGTTGCGATTTTATTTTTGTTTGTAAAAGAAATTGAAGCACTTCTTTATATGATCACGTGTTCGATTCTTATTCTGTCTTGCCTCACTGCGGCTACACCATTTCGATTTGAAAAAATGGGTATGAAATCTGATTATAAAATACCTTTTTACCCTCTACCAATCTTTTTGTATATATTTGCTAACATTGCTGTGATGGTGATTTTGTTTGTCGAAAAACCAATCACTGCTTCTTGGGGGCTAATGATCACACTGATCGCATTGCCTGTATATTATCTACTTCGATTGGACAAAAAACTTCGTTAG